Sequence from the Syntrophorhabdales bacterium genome:
GTATCCGCCTGAAGACTAATCGGTATCAGTTGTTGCTTATTACCTTTGCCCGCGCCATAATGTATGGGTGTCTTATGCGAATACTTCTCATCGAAGATGACGTCAAGATCGCGTCTTTTATCATCAAGGGATTAAAAGCTGCAGGCTATGCAATCGACCACGCGACCGATGGTGAGATGGGTCTCCACCTCGCCCTTACCGAACCCTACGATGCGGCTGTCATTGATATCATGTTGCCAAAGCTGGACGGTTTGTCGGTCATTGCGGAGATGCGGAAAAAGAAGGTGGCGACTCCGGTCATCATCCTGAGCGCCAGAGGGTCGGTCGATGACCGCGTGAAAGGCCTGCAGACAGGGGGAGACGATTATCTTACTAAGCCGTTTGCCTTTTCAGAGTTGCTTGCACGCGTCCAGGCGCTGATACGCAGGGCAGGCGGCATATCCGAACCGACTCGCCTCAGCGTGGGAGACCTTTCCATCAACCTGCTCACGAGGGAAGTCACGAGGGAAGGCAAGATGCTCGAACTTCAGCCTGCTGAATTCTCCTTGCTTGAATATCTTGTTCGTAATGCAGGACGCGTCGTATCGAAGACCATGATCATGGAGCACGTGTGGAACTATAATTTTGATCCGCAGACAAATGTCGTCGAGGCGCGAATCTGCAGGCTCAGAGACAAGGTGGACCGGGATTTTCCGAAAAAGTTGATTCAGACCATACGGGGAGTTGGCTATGTCCTCAGGGACGCCTAGGTTGCGAAACCGACTCGCCTTCCGTCTCACGCTCTGGTATGCGGGGATCTTCACCCTTTGTTCCTGCATTGCTTTTCTGCTGTTCTATACGCTTATCACGTCCGTCATCCGGGACAGGACGAATCAGGAACTCGCAGGGCAAGTGAGGAGATATGCGGCAGCGCTTGCTTCGGAAGGAATCGAGGAAGTCGCAAGAACTGCAGTGATCGAGACACAGGCCGCCGGCGTGCGAAAAGTATTTTTTCGCCTGCTCTATGCTAACGGCGTTGCTTTTTCATCGTCCAACATGGAGTACTGGCAGGACATCAGCATAAGCGCTGCTGCAGTTCAGCAGCTGTTGGGCGGCGCTGGTCCTGTCTTTGAAACCGTGGTCATCCCATCCCGCAGGGACGAGGTGCGTGTGCTCTATGCGATGCTCAGTCCCACGATCATCGTGCAGGTGGGAGAAGTCATGGAGAACTATTCGCGATTCCTCGATGCTTTCAAGGGGATTTTTGTCACCACCATGGCTTTAGTGATCGTGCTTGCTGCCGGTGTCGGTTGGTTCATGGCCAGGCGCGCAGTGTCGGGTATAGAGGCTGTGACGCGTACGGCAACGATGATATCAGAGGGCGCCATCGAAAAACGGGTGCCGGTGAAAGAAAGGGGCGACGAGGTCGATCAGCTCGCCGTGACCTTCAACCAGATGCTCGACCGCGTCCAAACGCTCCTCACCGAACTGAAGGAGATGACCGACAATATAGCCCACGACCTGAAAAGTCCGATTACCAGGATACGCGGGGCCGCCGAAGTGACGTTGACCACAGGCAAATCGATCACCGAATTTGAATCCCTGGCTGCGAGCACGGTTGAGGAATGCGATCGGCTGCTGGAGATGATTAACACCATGCTCCTGATTTCGAAGACTGAGGCGGGTGTAGATAAGCTCAAGTTCGAAGAGGTCGATGTGGCGCGGGTTGTTCGGGATGCGTGCGAGCTTTTCCAACCCAGCGCAGAGGATAAGAACATAGGTCTGCACTGTGATACTCCGGAAAGAATCTCATTTTACGGGGATGTGTCGATCCTGCAGCGCATGCTTTCAAACCTTCTGGACAACAGCATCAAATACACTCAGCCCGGCGGAGAGGTGAAAGTGGTGGTTGCCGAAAACGAGAAACATGGAGTACTGATCTCCGTGTCCGACACCGGCATCGGCGTCACCGCTCCTGAACTGCCGCGCATCTTCGAGCGGTTTTACAGGGGCGATCGCAGCCGCTCACAGACGGGCACCGGGCTGGGTCTGAGTCTGGCGCGGGCTATTGCGAGGGCTCACG
This genomic interval carries:
- a CDS encoding ATP-binding protein, with the protein product MRNRLAFRLTLWYAGIFTLCSCIAFLLFYTLITSVIRDRTNQELAGQVRRYAAALASEGIEEVARTAVIETQAAGVRKVFFRLLYANGVAFSSSNMEYWQDISISAAAVQQLLGGAGPVFETVVIPSRRDEVRVLYAMLSPTIIVQVGEVMENYSRFLDAFKGIFVTTMALVIVLAAGVGWFMARRAVSGIEAVTRTATMISEGAIEKRVPVKERGDEVDQLAVTFNQMLDRVQTLLTELKEMTDNIAHDLKSPITRIRGAAEVTLTTGKSITEFESLAASTVEECDRLLEMINTMLLISKTEAGVDKLKFEEVDVARVVRDACELFQPSAEDKNIGLHCDTPERISFYGDVSILQRMLSNLLDNSIKYTQPGGEVKVVVAENEKHGVLISVSDTGIGVTAPELPRIFERFYRGDRSRSQTGTGLGLSLARAIARAHGGDITVTSAPGQGSTFTVSLPGH
- a CDS encoding response regulator transcription factor, with product MRILLIEDDVKIASFIIKGLKAAGYAIDHATDGEMGLHLALTEPYDAAVIDIMLPKLDGLSVIAEMRKKKVATPVIILSARGSVDDRVKGLQTGGDDYLTKPFAFSELLARVQALIRRAGGISEPTRLSVGDLSINLLTREVTREGKMLELQPAEFSLLEYLVRNAGRVVSKTMIMEHVWNYNFDPQTNVVEARICRLRDKVDRDFPKKLIQTIRGVGYVLRDA